In Zingiber officinale cultivar Zhangliang chromosome 11B, Zo_v1.1, whole genome shotgun sequence, a single window of DNA contains:
- the LOC122035272 gene encoding uncharacterized protein LOC122035272, which yields MASVNTLLDDCNAIVNRYKDDDGVRRSIADQILGYTEHCLNNALQLISNYTLRRSYLDKMMDHQLQLFQALEELDTSSGDAVVDFTESIQEHDRLVMRYMRLNLNPHASAEFSRYLRNVGIGFNDLVRSFQSRLGYTGRFEDLKIEQKLEIIWDVYSSDHPITTATREALVLAAETGGAALGKLVGVAVATQLTGQAATTLFVMAVGLIGGFVGDFILGAVAGFLFDRIFSSGGEAVLPTNGFILYVVAKGETLASRAPTDQTHDHCEGGKSQHPS from the exons ATGGCATCCGTTAACACACTCCTGGATGATTGCAATGCGATAGTGAACAGGTATAAGGACGACGACGGTGTTCGTCGGTCCATCGCCGATCAGATTCTTGGCTATACAGAGCACTGCCTCAACAATGCACTTCAGCTCATCAGCAACTACACTCTGCGAAGGAGTTATCTCGACAAAATGATGGATCACCAACTGCAACTCTTCCAAGCGCTGGAGGAGTTGGACACTTCGAGTGGAGATGCTGTGGTTGATTTCACCGAATCCATTCAGGAACACGACCGATTGGTCATGAGGTACATGAGGTTGAATCTCAACCCTCATGCTTCAGCAGAATTCTCAAGATATCTCAGGAACGTCGGCATTGGCTTTAACGATCTAGTTCGAAG TTTCCAAAGTAGGCTTGGCTATACGGGACGGTTTGAGGACTTGAAAATAGAACAAAAGCTAGAG ATAATCTGGGACGTGTATTCGTCGGACCACCCAATCACGACGGCTACGAGAGAGGCCTTAGTTCTGGCAGCAGAAACAGGTGGAGCAGCTTTGGGAAAGCTCGTGGGAGTTGCTGTAGCGACTCAGTTAACTGGTCAAGCAGCTACTACGTTGTTCGTCATGGCCGTCGGACTAATCGGAGGATTTGTGGGAGATTTTATTCTTGGAGCCGTTGCCGGCTTCTTGTTTGATCGGATTTTCAGCTCCGGTGGGGAAGCTGTCCTTCCGACTAATGGCTTTATACTCTATGTTGTAGCAAAAGGTGAAACCCTCGCCTCCAGGGCCCCTACCGACCAGACCCACGACCATtgtgagggaggtaaatcgcagcaCCCGAGCTAA
- the LOC122035270 gene encoding uncharacterized protein LOC122035270, whose product MSSIPVKENGGVPFPYPMLSPHNYTVWAIKTEAILDAQGVWEAVEPAEGAQVDAKKDKKARAYILQCVPEDILLQIATKKTAKEVWDSLKMRYLGSDRVKKARVQTLKSEFDALRMKETETIDEFAGKLSALSSKFSTLGATLEDSSLVKKLLDSVPDKFFPIVAGIEQFYDLESILFEEAIGRLKARGATWTLRQEERGVGPAALVVANGVDVGEGAVMVVVRNAKTVQEGLAATTVALETRDKCFNCEKMGHYASECYNKRRDDEAHLTCATDEESALMMTVSHEESDTRHERQDTILLSEDRLLPEMYRGVKKEDKDV is encoded by the exons ATGTCGAGCATCCCAGTAAAGGAGAACGGCGGAGTGCCATTTCCCTATCCGATGCTAAGTCCTCACAATTATACTGTGTGGGCAATAAAGACAGAGGCGATCCTTGATGCCCAGGGAGTCTGGGAGGCGGTGGAGCCAGCGGAAGGAGCCCAGGTGGATGCAAAGAAGGACAAAAAGGCACGTGCATACATCCTGCAgtgtgtccccgaagacatccttCTCCAGATCGCAACAAAGAAGACTGCGAAGGAAGTCTGGGACAGCCTCAAGATGAGGTACCTTGGTAGTGATCGGGTGAAGAAGGCACGTGTACAAACATTGAAGAGCGAGTTCGACGCTCTCCGGATGAAAGAGACCGAAacgattgatgagtttgctggcaaactcaGCGCCCTAAGCAGCAAGTTCTCCACCCTTGGTGCCACGCTTGAAGATTCCTCATTGGTAAAAAAATTGCTCGATTCTGTCCCTGATAAATTCTTTCCTATTGTTGCTGGTATTGAGCAATTCTACGACCTTGAGTCTATACTATTTGAGGAGGCTATAGGGCGACTGAAGGC AAGGGGAGCAACGTGGACACTTCGTCAGGAGGAAAGGGGCGTGGGTCCAGCAGCCCTAGTCGTGGCAAATGGCGTGGACGTGGGCGAGGGCGCGGTCATGGTCGTGGTACGCAACGCCAAGACAGTGCAGGAGGGACTAGCGGCAACAACAGTAGCACTCGAGACAAGAGACAAATGTTTCAATTGCGAGAAAATGGGGCATTATGCGTCCGAATGCTACAACAAGCGGCGTGATgatgaggctcacctcacttgTGCCACCGATGAAGAGTCGGCACTGATGATGACCGTGTCCCACGAGGAGTCTGACACTAGGCATGAGCGGCAGGATACCATTCTGCTCAGTGAAGATAGGTTGCTACCGGAGATGTACCGCGGCGTTAAGAAAGAAGATAAAGACGTCTAG
- the LOC122034607 gene encoding putative wall-associated receptor kinase-like 16 — protein MLSAAASSTPMSLLLLQMLLLLAVASAEPDGRCLTKCGDVEIPYPFGIGHNCSLAEGFSLICNTVGGLKKPFYGNVEVLNISLTMGQVRMLNHISSACYYPNHSFVSPSEWTLNMAPPYRFSDRLNKFTVIGCHTLAYIVSRHDNSSYQSGCVSMCQNKKSLTDGSCSGVGCCQTSIPKNLTYYSVTFDNAFRNQGNWGFGNCSYAVLLEAESFQFHTSYITTNQFMQINSDGWAPVVMDWTIGHETCEVASHNLSSYACISNNSTCIDSSNGPGYLCNCSTGYQGNPYVSNGCRDIDECNQQSNSCSDGANCQNLPGNYSCHCPEGTHGDAYNGTCIPNQKLSLAVKAVIGTSISLTFLLVFGMCICMIYQRRKLIQSRKRYFSEHGGMELREEMRKLGLAFRIFSNKELERAINRVDKISRILGEGGYGIVYKGDIGDRFVAIKKPKVISERKKKEFGKEMLILSQVNHKNIVKLLGCCLDVEVPMLVYEFVPNGNLFDQIHRRIDTLAVRLNIACDSADALAYLHSSASPPIIHGDVKSANILLDENFTAKISDFGFSRLNPKDKEQFATFVQGTHGYLDPEFVRTGKFTEKSDVYSFGVVLLELLTRKKAIYFDENGEETYLASSFILPKKEDRLEEHLDNQGASEEDEQLIERIGELAVQCLSARGEERPTMKDVADQLNNMRKFKQHSWTSSNAEDNQSFHPVTSDAQTSTSNTSCISEVSLRIECAR, from the exons ATGCTTTCAGCTGCAGCTAGCAGCACTCCCATGTCTCTGCTCCTCCTCCAAATGCTATTACTACTTGCAGTTGCATCTGCTGAGCCTGATGGCAGATGCCTAACGAAATGCGGCGACGTGGAGATCCCTTACCCCTTCGGCATCGGCCATAACTGTTCCTTGGCAGAAGGCTTCAGTCTAATCTGCAACACCGTAGGTGGCCTCAAGAAGCCATTCTATGGCAATGTTGAGGTCCTCAATATTTCGTTGACTATGGGCCAAGTGCGAATGCTCAACCACATATCCTCGGCGTGTTATTATCCAAATCACTCCTTTGTCAGTCCCTCAGAATGGACGTTGAATATGGCGCCCCCATATAGGTTCTCAGATCGGCTCAACAAGTTCACTGTCATCGGATGCCACACCCTTGCCTACATAGTCAGCAGACACGATAACAGTAGCTACCAGAGTGGCTGTGTGTCCATGTGCCAGAATAAAAAAAGCCTCACTGATGGCTCTTGCTCCGGCGTTGGTTGCTGTCAGACTTCCATACCCAAGAATCTCACATACTATAGTGTTACGTTTGATAATGCTTTCAGAAACCAAGGAAACTGGGGATTTGGGAATTGCAGCTACGCCGTCTTGTTGGAGGCAGAGTCGTTCCAGTTTCATACATCTTACATAACGACGAACCAATTTATGCAAATTAACAGTGATGGCTGGGCGCCGGTAGTCATGGACTGGACCATCGGCCACGAGACGTGTGAGGTAGCAAGTCACAACCTGAGTTCTTATGCCTGCATCAGCAATAACAGCACGTGCATCGACTCTTCCAATGGTCCTGGTTATCTTTGCAACTGTTCGACAGGATACCAAGGCAATCCATACGTCTCCAACGGATGCCGAG ACATCGATGAGTGCAATCAACAATCAAATTCATGCTCAGATGGTGCTAACTGCCAGAACCTGCCCGGTAATTATAGTTGTCACTGCCCCGAAGGCACTCACGGTGATGCTTACAATGGAACATGCATCCCAAATCAGAAGCTTTCCTTGGCTGTGAAAGCGGTTATAG GCACCTCCATCAGCTTGACTTTCTTACTAGTATTTGGCATGTGCATCTGTATGATTTATCAGAGAAGAAAACTTATCCAGTCAAGGAAAAGATATTTCAGTGAACATGGGGGCATGGAATTACGGGAAGAGATGAGAAAATTAGGCCTTGCATTTAGGATCTTTTCAAACAAGGAATTAGAGAGGGCGATAAATAGAGTTGACAAGATCAGCAGAATTCTTGGGGAAGGCGGATATGGAATTGTTTACAAAGGGGATATAGGAGACCGGTTTGTCGCCATAAAGAAGCCAAAGGTTATAAGTGAgagaaaaaagaaagaatttgGGAAGGAAATGCTTATTCTTTCCCAAGTCAATCATAAGAACATAGTAAAGCTCTTGGGCTGTTGTTTGGACGTGGAGGTTCCCATGTTGGTCTATGAGTTTGTCCCTAATGGTAACTTGTTTGATCAAATCCACAGAAGGATAGATACTTTAGCTGTGCGTTTAAACATTGCTTGTGATTCTGCTGATGCTCTTGCGTATTTACACTCTTCGGCTTCGCCTCCAATCATTCATGGAGACGTTAAGTCTGCTAACATCCTCCTAGATGAAAATTTCACTGCAAAAATTTCTGATTTCGGATTTTCAAGGTTAAATCCCAAGGATAAAGAGCAATTTGCTACCTTCGTTCAAGGGACCCACGGTTACTTAGACCCCGAGTTCGTTCGAACTGGCAAATTTACTGAAAAAAGTGATGTTTATAGCTTTGGTGTAGTGCTCCTAGAATTACTGACACGTAAGAAGGCAATTTATTTTGATGAAAATGGAGAAGAAACGTATCTGGCATCAAGCTTCATTTTGCCCAAAAAAGAGGATCGACTTGAGGAACACTTAGATAATCAAGGGGcaagtgaagaagatgaacagcTGATTGAAAGGATTGGAGAGCTGGCAGTGCAGTGCTTGAGTGCAAGGGGAGAAGAAAGACCTACGAtgaaggatgtggccgaccagcTAAACAACATGAGAAAGTTCAAGCAGCACTCATGGACATCATCAAATGCTGAGGACAACCAGAGCTTCCATCCTGTTACATCAGATGCTCAAACGTCTACAAGTAACACTAGTTGTATTTCAGAGGTTTCATTGCGTATTGAATGTGCAAGGTAA